tgggagtttagactcttcaagcattgttcttgcagctttaattagtgatctgttcttcctttcaatcacaccattttgttgtggagtccttggagctgacaactcatgcatgatcccattttcttcacagaacaacttcatggttgtattcttgaactcagttccattgtccctcctgatattccttactttgaaatctggatgattgttgacttgcttgatatgattgataatgatttcactagcttcatcctttgatctaaggaaataaacccatgaaaactttgagaaatcatctacaatcactaggcaatatcttttccttgaaattgacaatacattgactggtccaaaaagatccatatgtagcagttgtaatggttcatcaattgctgattcaagcttcttactgaatgatgctttcttttgctttcctttctgacaagcatcacacagtccatcccttatAAATTCCACTAGAGGGATTCGTCTAACTAAGTCTTTTTTACTAGATCATTTATTgtcttgaaatttaaatgggacagcttcttgtgccaaacttaactttcatctggacttgctttgctgagaagacaagtaattgattctgaatctgtagagttgaagtcagctaagtacacattcccttttctaatttcagttagaaccactttgttgtcatTCTTACTTctgacaacacaggcttcagaattgaaggaaacagtattccctctgtcacatagttgactgatgctcaatagattgtgtttgagtccatcaactaatgcaacttcatcaatgataacattttcttttgaaatcaagccatatcccatagtgaaccctttgctgtcatctccaaaggttatgctaggaccagctctctccttgaactctgtgagcagggtgaaatctcctgtcatgtgtcttgaacaaccactgtccaagtaccatagattccttctttttccctgcacacaacaaaatcaatcaagttgattttggtacccaagtttccttgggtccagcgttgttagtctttttcctagacttcattcctgctgcatcttttgacttgggtaactttgggtcaaccttggtctcagatgtagttggttgaagtgtagggttagtcacagaatcatttagcacatttgattgaatttgataaggcatagattgtgcaaacatattattccacataggcaaattttatggcatctgaggcatgttgaatgcagtaaaataaggattattaacatatggcatgtttgcaaaatgtgcatgaggattctaatgagacataacaggcatagcatgcagaggtggcatagacatgttaggcatggagggagttaaaggcatgggagcattcttaacagatttacagttatcagatagatgattaacacttttacaatgcacatagctttttctaggagcatacttatcaggtgtgtaattgttgtgcttcttaatccctaccttcccatttctattagattttcttttagtttcctttttatcctcaaccaatttaagcctatttttcaactgatctaaagtcatgtgtcctatattcaccttactggcatctttggatgtgctagctccttctttgacaaagttcttgaaaggtGAAACACCCTTCTTATTGTGATTTTTCTTTTTAGAgtcacttgcctgttttaattgatgagccttcaacggatgctctttttcttccttcaacggataactttcatcatccgttgattccacatccgttgacaatccatcaattaattctaactccattttgtttttcttccaggcattctcacagaatgattcaattccctgaaccttgataATATGAGCAGTAACTttcctagatgttttccaggccttgattacctcttgctcactttctaactgtttagaaagaatttctacttttttaacagcttcttctagttcacgCTCAACAGtcaaatatttaattttaatctttttaagctcaattacctgattctctaacacagcattcctatcacttaaaaataaattattctctttgattcttgtgttttctttagctagtgatttaagggaaacacgcaaatgatataattcattggacatatcatttatggcttcattgcatttaATCTTcgaaagctgagagagatcagtagtaattacctggttgcttgatgaactagtttcattttcatcagaattagccatcagggctaggttgacatattccatatcatcatcttcattggctccatttgctgcccaatcatcttgagtcagaaaagctctttccttttatttgagcaaatcgaaatatttctttttgtaatcaacttgctcaaatttcttcttattaGAGGATGgttttctgcactcatttgcaaagtgtccacttaagccacagttataacatttgaactgagatttgtccaccatgttcttgtttgacttagtgaattttgtatttttcctgaatttcatctttacaaacctcctggacagaaaagccagatgttcatcaacatcatcagaggcatcttgactggaattgtcttcatcctcagctacttaatcctttcccttgcttgattctgatttgcttgtgccaattttgagatttggcattgtcttttcctcattcctggcttcaatcttctcattgtcagctacaagtgcaactgatcctccttttctctttcccttttccaacagctcatctttctctgtctcaagttcataggtcttcaaaattccttataatctttcaagtgtgaagtccttataatcttgagaatttcttaaagaAACAGttataggcttccattcctttggcagagacctcaaaaattttaaattggagtccttgacttggtacactctgccatacatcttcaatccattcaacagtttctgaaatctgttgaaggtatcattcaatgattctccttcttcaaaatgaaaatattcatactgttgaatgagaagctgcattttattttctctaacttgctcagtaccttcacagataagttgcacagtatcccaaatttccttagcagtttggctgttaatgatattgtcaaacatatcttgatctaggccattaaacagaatgttcatggctttcttgtccttgtgcacctcttcaatatcttctacagtccattctgcttttggcttgagaatagactgtccaacagcaactgttgtagtagcagttgtggccaccttgtgagggatgtgaggaccattttcaatgcagttgatgtagctttcatattgagagagaagatgtaaatgcatcttcactttccagtatTGATAGTTATCTCTTTACACCAATATttttcttactcatgatgttagcagaatagatctttaaactctttgtatgttaagagcttgctctgataccaatttttattcccagtggactaacaatgagatttacagaaggggggttgaatgtaaatctcaaaactttttcaagttttgagcagtttctaaggctaagtgttttaataaacaaatgtgtgtaaattgcttgaagctaatacagacatatatatattcaaacacaaatgtaaagaacacaaagaacttaaaaaattttctggtggatttgttgatccaccagagatgtgttatttcagaaaatctgtgattcaaagaattaaatcacagctgcttcctagtacaaactagatgattttctctctggatttttctaaacagctctggaaaattcaccatctaattactagctgctacctggtttatatatcaccaagtttacaagtgaagacaaaactgtataatacaattaaaagattcttcacatgtttcttcttcatttctctatccaatgcaatttaggtttagatgtgaatctttgaatacttccttgtttgcaccagaatggaaatgccgcattttcttgattcctcctagaggctgccacattccagtttctctctgtcaacccatgtgcctctgtcatcttatgaattgtcactatcaactgctattgaactatgcatccgttgaagctttcatgcgttgatgctttatccgttgaagctctatccgttgatgcattagcagttgaagctttatccgttgaaacactcatccgttgatggatgttatccgttgaagctttagagacatccgttgaagctttgtttctcatccgttgaaggtctttaatatcagttgatacaacttcacttatacaaaattacatggaatgaaatatttacaattagccctccaatttgcatatccactagtagtccacatgactgataattttccacaatatctaagaattacaacttaaatacagagaatgaaatgtgctacaatactaaacttatttctaagtaaagctactccttcaacggatagccagaatggtcttatccgttgaggctacaaatactagagttctacttaagtgttttatttaacttatcatcaaactaatatacATATTCCAAACAGTAGTTGAGGTGTTATGAAATTAAAGTTTAGGGTATGAACTATAGTTTAAGTTTTCGATTATATTGCATTTGTTTTTAGTGGAACTGTATGGATGTAAAAATTGTGAAAGAAAAGAGTGCAcataaaaaatcaattaattcaaataattaaatttaaattacgTTTACCAAATTGAATTTAGGGGTTTCCATACCTAGAATGTTCCttatattcaaaataaatattaaaaaatccaaccatacgaatattaaaataaattcaaaaaataatatatgaaattttttaatattttttaatcgTTAGACCTTGCTTTTTTTAACCAATAAGATACAAACTAAATTTCACCACACTAATATTGGTGGAATTTATGATAAAATCAGTCAAAatcattattatatttttttttcttaaaataatgtattgttaaaataaaaatttctaaaattttatttctagctaaaaataataatattaaaataatttacaaaaaaataagAGATAAATTATAATAAGTAAAATATTATAATGGGTAAAGGCTTAATTTATTCAAGTCCCGCCCATTGTTAAACAAACCCGAGTTATTTATCATTTTTATATAAAACCATCACAAACCGAAGCTATTAGTATTAGTTGTGGCCTCCTGCATCTCCGATCTCTCAAACCCTCTATCGACTCACATGTCCGTGAATCTCCACACCCGTTCACCCCTTCACTATTTACATTTTTCTCCCAACCAGGATACGGCGTTGACAAGCTCCCCAAAATCTCAAGATAAGCCACCAAACTCATCTTTCTTCATCTTCACTCCCTTTAACCACAACCCAAACAAATccatttaaaatcttttgaatCTAGTGTGGGTCGTAGTCGAAAAGCGTTTTGACTCGGTAAGTTCATTCAAGATGTGAACTCATCACGTAACTCGGTAATTGACTCAGCCCAACACTTGATTTTGATAGTTCTTGCTTATGTAGTAGAAGgggtttattattttattgaataaTATGTTTGGTTAGTGAAATCAGGCCCAATTGATGGTAAATGTTTGATATTTATGCAAAAGATTAGTGCTTGATGCGagttttttgggttttttgggaGTGCTGGGCTGAAAATTAGGGATTTGAAGAAGGTTAATGAGGATGGGAGGTGTTTGGTTTCGAATATTCGGGTTTCAAAAGTGACGGGGATTGCGTGTGTGGACGACAGGATGAGGTTTAATAGGATTTTGAAGTGTTATGAAGGGACgcataattttcataattttcctTCTAGGATAAAAGCCGAGGATCCGTCTTCTCACTGTTTTATTGTTTCGTTTAGTGCTAATGAGACTGTTATTGTTGATGGTATTGAGTTTGTTAAATGTGAAGTTGTGGGGCAGAGTTTTATGCTTCATCAGATTCAGAAGTTGATTGGTTTTGAGGTTTTGGGGATGCGGAATATCGTTCCTGAGTCATTGATTGAAATCGCTCTTCGGAAGTGAGTGCTTGAATAAAAGagtttctgtttttgtgttttggGTGTGGTGTTCTGACCATTGTTTTGATTAACTGCAGGGATATTAATATTACAGTTCCTATGGCTCCTGAAGTTGGATTGTATCTAGATGAATGTTTTTTCACGTCCTACAACAAGAAATGGAAAGAGATTCATGGAGAACTGTCGATGAAAGATTATGAGATGGAGGCCGAGGAGTTTGAGAACAAGAATTGGTTTGTCCTGCTGCTGGTCAGGTACTGTTTGTGATGGGTGTGTATGTAAATATGGGGCTTTGGAGCGCGTTTCTTTTGGAAGGGAGATTTTGTAATTCAAGTCTCCTAGTATTATTACTCGGTTGCAATAATTTAACATCATCATTAATACCGCAAGGACGAGTCATTTCTGAAATTTCACACCTCTGAATGTTTGTGATTGGTGTGTATTCTATATTTGTGGCTTCTTTGTAATAAGTTTTGAGTTGAATTGGGTTACCGGAATATGCTCAAAATCTTGGCAAACTCACtggattttggaaattttcgaaCTTCCAGTgagatttttttaaaaactggTTTTAATTAATTCAGCCGAAGGTGGTTAAATTTATAATCCTTACTTTTGATTGAATAAGGTCAAATTTATTTTTTGGGCGGTTCTTTCAAattttttcagaaaattaaaatttttgtgcgggatttttaaattttaagagAAAATTTTAAATTGACTGTCCGAGGTCGAATTTGGGCGGTCGAATTTAAGCGGTTGTAATCATCCGGTCGTAATTAGCCGAtcgaatttagttaaatacgaccgaactcctaaattcgactccctttattacaaccgattcaaaatcggtcgaatttagttaaattCGACCACGCACGGGTGAATTAAGATAAATTCTACCGATTTTTTTCGGTCAAATTTagccttttttcttgtagtggtaGCATTGAAGTTCTTGACGAAAATATAGATCCCACCAGACGTTTGGTGGAATTTCATGCATATCATACGTCATGCCGTTAATGATAACATACGTAGTAGAGTAGTTGTAAGATGAAAGAAAGTATATATGAGAGTTTTTATGAAAATGATTTGAGATTATGTAAATCAGTTCCTTATATAAAATGTTGACAACAGAAAAGAACTAACAAGAACAACTTAGAATTATCATTCATAAATACTTTATAGTCATCTCGAGGAACACAAAAAGGTTGTCTCTTAGAATTCTTAGATTCGTCTTATTCAAAAATTGACAAACCGTGTAGTACTTAATAAAATAACTTGAAGTAATTTATAATTATGCACACATAGCAATAAAACAATTATTATATTTGAATGCCTGCACACAAATCAAGACAAACATTATATAATCTCATAATAGAAAATGAGAATTAAATCAAACATTCTTTTACAAGATATACACATTTAGTTAAGAATGTACATATCGGGATTTAGAAGATTTTTATCTGTTGAGTATTAGTTTATCCAAGCGCAAGCAACCAAATGCACCTTCTTTTGCAATGATTACTCATTGCACTTCCCAAAAATCAGTTAGTTTCTTCAAATAATACATAAATTCAAACCATCAAGTCATAAATATTAATGACACATAAATTCGAGAATGTGAATTAACTGAAGGATAAAAGGGAGCTCAAGCAATTGAGATTTAAGTGACTTGTTGATTTATTTTGAAAGCAAAGTACATTCGACAAGTAAGACAAGTGAACAATTAGAGAGCAACCTTTTAAGGTTTCAGTTGTATATACTCAATTATAGAATATGTATGTTAAATAGACTAAGAATAACTTTTTTTTAGGAAAAGGAGTATCACTTTACAAAGTAGGTCAAGAGATATGTGGATTGAGCCCAAATAAATATCCAACATGAGGGGCTAATACAATAGACTAACTAATAATCATGAAGAAAAAACAATTATGAAGTATACATGATTAAAATAGTCATAGAAGTAAAATATAGTTTTCATTCATTAAGCATAATTACATAAGTTTTAGAAACTTAACGATTCATTTGGTAACTTATCTAACCGTTTTGAGCTAGTTAGATCGTCCTTGAGTGGTTCCGCTTCCTTCTTTTTTTCTGCCTTTTTCTTGAGGATTATTGATATAGTCATGAGCAAATCCAATACAATAAGTTCATGTTCCTCAAATTCCTATGCCTTTTCTCATTGTTTTGTACTTCTTTGAGATGCATTGGTAGCATAGAAGTTGGTGACAGAAATTTAGATCCCACCAGATGTTTGGTGGAATGTCATGTATCACATATGTCGGGCCCGTTAATGATAACATACTTAATAGAGTAGTTGTAATGAAAAAGTCCATGAGACTTAAAGGATTAAAATTAGAAAAAGTATATATGGGAGTTTTTATgaaattgatttgagattatatAAACAAGTTCCTTAAATAGAATGTTAACAACAGAGAAGAACTAAGAATCACAACTTAGAATTATCATTCATAATTACTTTGTAGTCATCTCAAGGAAACCAAAAAGGTTGTCTCTTAGATTTCTTAGATTCATCTTATTTAAAAATTGACACACTCTATAGTACTTCATGAAATAACTTGAAGTAATTTATAATTATGCACACATAGCAATAAagtaattattatatataaaggGTACTTTGTCTAGTGTGTGTCCATGTGCATATTCTAAgcaataaaatttataattttggtGCATTTTGATTGGTGTGGTTGTTGTGACTACACCCGTCCACCATTATAAAGAAGTATAAACAAATCAAAAATGAACTAATCTTATAGAATTTTGTGCTTAGCATATGCCCATGTGCACACCACAGAAAAAGGAATATGAATGCTCGCAGACAAATcaagaattttttttataatctCATAATAGAATATGAGAATTAAATCAAATATTCTTTTACAAAATATATACATTTAGTTAAGAATGTACCTAAcgtgatttaaaatatttttatgtGTTGAGGGTTAGTCTATCCAAACTCAAGCAACTAAATGCACATCCTTTTGCAATGATTACGCATTGCACTTCCCTGAAAGTTAGTTTCTTCAGATACTACACAAAATCAAACCAtcaattcataaataataatcaCACTTAAAATCTAGAATGTGAATTAACTTAAGGATAAAAGGGAGCTCAGACACTTGAGACTTGAGTGTGTTTTTGATTTACTTTGTAAGAAAAGTACATTCGACAAGTAAGACAAGTGAATAATTAGAGATCAACCTTTTAAGAATTCAGTTGCATGTACTAAATTATAGAATAtgtaaattaaatatataaagcTTTTTATACTCAgtgatttaattttaaatttttaactaAAAATCTGGTATGCTG
The genomic region above belongs to Apium graveolens cultivar Ventura unplaced genomic scaffold, ASM990537v1 ctg2912, whole genome shotgun sequence and contains:
- the LOC141700784 gene encoding uncharacterized protein LOC141700784 — protein: MRFNRILKCYEGTHNFHNFPSRIKAEDPSSHCFIVSFSANETVIVDGIEFVKCEVVGQSFMLHQIQKLIGFEVLGMRNIVPESLIEIALRKDINITVPMAPEVGLYLDECFFTSYNKKWKEIHGELSMKDYEMEAEEFENKNWFVLLLVRYCL